One stretch of Rhodoferax lithotrophicus DNA includes these proteins:
- the ispD gene encoding 2-C-methyl-D-erythritol 4-phosphate cytidylyltransferase, which produces MTELNNITLTPRTTPRCWALIPCAGTGSRAGAAGPKQYQVLAGKPMVMHTLAAFAEVPRIDQTLLVVSPDDKFFQTSEIENASFLIAAYGGSTRAASVFNGLNALLTEGAVDHDWVLVHDAARCLITPAQINQLLDACLDDEVGGLLALPLPDTLKTAHAGRVAATLPRADKWLAQTPQMFRIGSLLEALELAGDAVTDESSAIEAMGLSPKLVVGSAQNFKVTYPEDFELAQAVLHSRMTRKTT; this is translated from the coding sequence ATGACTGAACTCAACAACATCACCCTCACACCCCGCACCACACCGCGCTGCTGGGCCCTCATCCCCTGTGCCGGCACCGGCTCTCGCGCTGGCGCGGCAGGCCCCAAGCAATACCAGGTGCTGGCAGGTAAACCGATGGTGATGCACACCCTGGCGGCGTTTGCCGAAGTGCCGCGCATCGACCAAACCCTGCTGGTGGTGTCACCGGACGACAAATTCTTTCAAACCTCTGAAATTGAAAATGCATCATTTTTAATAGCTGCTTACGGAGGTTCCACAAGGGCTGCAAGCGTATTTAATGGTTTAAATGCCTTGCTGACCGAGGGCGCAGTCGATCATGACTGGGTGCTGGTACACGATGCCGCCCGCTGCCTGATCACCCCGGCGCAAATCAACCAGTTGCTCGATGCCTGCCTGGATGACGAAGTCGGTGGCCTGTTGGCCCTGCCGTTGCCCGACACCCTGAAAACCGCCCACGCCGGCCGGGTGGCCGCGACCTTGCCGCGTGCCGACAAATGGCTGGCGCAAACCCCGCAAATGTTCCGCATTGGCAGCCTGCTGGAAGCGCTGGAGCTGGCGGGTGACGCGGTCACCGATGAATCGAGTGCCATTGAAGCCATGGGCCTGTCGCCCAAGCTGGTGGTGGGCAGTGCGCAAAACTTCAAGGTGACTTACCCGGAGGATTTTGAGCTGGCGCAGGCGGTGTTGCATAGCCGCATGACAAGGAAAACAACATGA
- the ispF gene encoding 2-C-methyl-D-erythritol 2,4-cyclodiphosphate synthase, protein MNFRIGEGWDIHALVEGRKLILGGIEVPYHLGLLGHSDADVLLHAITDALLGAAALGDIGTHFPDTDARFKGADSSVLLAEAARRVREKGFEIGNVDSTIIAQAPKLMPHMPTIRARVAQTLGLALDQVNVKAKTAEKMGPVGQGQAMEARAVVLLISSR, encoded by the coding sequence ATGAACTTCAGAATCGGAGAAGGCTGGGACATTCACGCGCTGGTCGAAGGGCGCAAACTCATTCTGGGCGGCATCGAAGTGCCCTACCACCTGGGCCTGCTCGGCCACTCGGATGCCGACGTGTTGTTACACGCCATTACCGACGCACTGTTGGGTGCCGCCGCCCTGGGCGACATCGGCACCCATTTCCCCGACACCGACGCACGCTTCAAAGGCGCAGACTCCAGCGTGCTGCTGGCCGAGGCCGCCCGGCGCGTGCGCGAAAAAGGCTTTGAGATCGGCAACGTCGACAGCACCATCATCGCCCAAGCCCCCAAGCTGATGCCCCACATGCCCACCATCCGCGCCAGGGTGGCCCAGACACTGGGGCTGGCGCTGGATCAGGTCAACGTGAAAGCCAAAACCGCTGAAAAAATGGGGCCGGTAGGGCAGGGTCAAGCGATGGAGGCGCGGGCTGTGGTGTTGCTGATTTCTTCAAGGTAA
- a CDS encoding CoA transferase — MKKNRPQASRSLKGVRILSLSLNLPGPAALQRLRQMGASCLKIEPPAPAGATGQMTGDPMSAYSPSVYTALHQGIRVKVNNLKTETGQKALQRELAKANVLLTSFRPSALSKLGLSWKSLRAQHPHLSLVAIVGSPGAAAEAPGHDLTYLAENDLITGLDLPATLYADMGGALMATEAVLQAVLLQRQTGQGSFFEVALSDAAAHLALPRSWGLTLPGTVLGGGHAGYHVYPCQDARLALAALEPHFAKSLCAAIGLAWTGPAMMLEPATQQAIAKFAASRSCQP, encoded by the coding sequence ATGAAAAAAAACCGACCCCAAGCCAGCCGCAGCCTCAAGGGTGTGCGCATTTTGAGCCTGAGCCTGAACCTGCCTGGCCCCGCTGCCTTGCAACGCCTGCGCCAGATGGGAGCCAGCTGCCTGAAAATTGAACCCCCTGCACCCGCAGGCGCAACCGGGCAAATGACAGGCGACCCGATGAGTGCCTACAGCCCCAGTGTCTATACGGCGCTGCACCAGGGTATTCGCGTCAAGGTCAACAACTTAAAAACCGAGACCGGTCAAAAAGCCCTGCAGCGCGAACTGGCCAAGGCCAACGTGTTGCTGACCTCGTTTCGCCCCAGTGCCCTGAGCAAACTGGGCCTGAGCTGGAAAAGCCTGCGCGCCCAGCACCCGCACCTGAGCCTGGTGGCCATCGTTGGCTCCCCCGGCGCGGCGGCCGAAGCCCCCGGCCACGACCTGACCTACCTGGCAGAAAACGACCTGATCACCGGCCTGGACTTGCCCGCCACGCTCTACGCCGACATGGGCGGCGCACTGATGGCCACTGAGGCGGTCTTGCAAGCTGTGCTGTTGCAGCGCCAAACAGGCCAAGGCAGCTTTTTCGAAGTAGCCTTGTCCGACGCAGCCGCCCACCTAGCCCTGCCGCGCAGTTGGGGCCTGACTTTGCCCGGTACCGTGCTCGGCGGTGGCCACGCTGGTTACCACGTCTACCCTTGCCAAGACGCCCGCCTGGCCCTGGCCGCGTTGGAACCGCACTTTGCCAAATCCCTGTGCGCCGCCATCGGCCTGGCCTGGACCGGCCCGGCCATGATGCTGGAGCCCGCTACCCAGCAAGCGATTGCGAAGTTTGCTGCCAGCCGTAGCTGCCAGCCGTAG